A stretch of Crossiella cryophila DNA encodes these proteins:
- a CDS encoding OsmC family protein, whose translation MSLTDVIEATRSAVAEDPYHAGAVFDAHCAVVAGTDTRVRVRIRGHEQTADETVARGGADTGPNPVEYALAALGSCQVVTYQFWAAKLRLRLSSVSVEVTGELDRRGFFGLTEHTRPGYTGITVRVRLDGPETRERYEELRREVDRHCPVLDLFRAETPVGTELR comes from the coding sequence ATGTCGTTGACCGATGTCATCGAGGCCACCCGGAGCGCGGTCGCCGAGGATCCGTACCACGCGGGCGCGGTCTTCGACGCGCACTGCGCGGTGGTGGCCGGCACCGACACCAGGGTTCGGGTGCGCATCCGCGGGCACGAGCAGACCGCGGACGAGACGGTGGCCCGCGGCGGCGCGGACACCGGGCCGAACCCGGTGGAGTACGCGCTGGCCGCGCTGGGCTCCTGCCAGGTGGTCACCTACCAGTTCTGGGCGGCGAAACTGCGGCTGCGGCTGAGTTCGGTGTCGGTGGAGGTGACCGGCGAGCTGGACCGGCGCGGGTTCTTCGGGCTCACCGAGCACACCAGGCCCGGGTACACCGGCATCACGGTGCGGGTGCGGCTGGACGGACCGGAGACCAGGGAGCGCTACGAGGAGCTGCGGCGCGAGGTCGACCGGCACTGTCCGGTGCTCGACCTGTTCCGCGCGGAGACCCCGGTGGGCACCGAGCTGCGCTGA